Within the Halomonas sp. HL-93 genome, the region CTCGATCATTGGACAGGTGGCCTTCGCCAGGGTCCGCATCCACGACGGCTACCTGGATGAAGGGCTGAGCGCGCTGGATGACGTTGCAGTGGAACTGAGCGCGGGCAACCTCGACCCCCTCACCTCGGGGCAGATGTGGTGCGAGCTTATCTGCGCGATGCAGTGGATCGGTCAGTACGACCGCGCCGAGGAATGGACCGAAGCCATGGAACGGTGGCGCCAAGGGGCAGCGTTTGGAGGCCTCCACGGCCGCTGCCGGGTTCACCGGGCGGAGATCATGCGCCTGAGGGGCCCGTGCGATGCCGCCGAGCAGGAGGCATTGCAGGCCTGCGAAGAGCTGCGCCCCTGGATGCGGCGGGAATTCGGTTGGCCATTGACCGAACTTGGCAACGCGCGGCTTCGCAAGGGCGATTTCGCGGGTGCTGAGGAGTCGTATCTGGCGGCCCACCAGAATGCCTGGCTCCCCCAACCGGGGCTTGCCTTGCTGCGGTTGGCCCAAGGACGAGTCGACGAAGCTTCTGCGATGATCGAAAGCGCGCTCGAGCACCCATTTGATATCCCGTCGAAGGAGCGCCCGCCTTCCGGAGGGTTGCAACGGGCCCCCTTGCGCGAGGCCCAGGTGGTCATAGCGCTGGCGGCTGGCGACGGCGACACGGCTCGCACTGCCGCAGCCGACCTTAAGGATATCGCCCGGACTTACCAGAGCCGCACATTACAAAACTCGGCGCTCGCCGCCCAGGGGCGGTTGGCGCTGCACGACGGGCAGAAATGCCAAGCGATTGAGCTTCTGAGCCAGGCCATGATGGAGTGGATCTCGCTGCGAATGCCGTTCGAAGCCGCGAATCTACGCGTCGAGCTCGCTTCGGCACACCGCGCGGCAGGTAACGACAGAACCGCCGATCTGGAACTCGACGCCGCTTGCCGAGCGCTGGAGGAGCTCAACGCCACGACCTGGGCAAAACTGGCTCGCGAACACCGGCCGGTGACACCCTCGCGGCAGGCTACGGAACCCGAGCATTGTGTTTTTTGCCGCGAAGGGGATATGCGAACGGTGACTTTCGGAGG harbors:
- a CDS encoding tetratricopeptide repeat protein translates to MTEGELTRIRAALDAGDYVQAQKLLTRLSEPPSAAPPTAELLELRAQAAYGAGDLEETLAAYAELYHLHLENDRTREAAFAAVMVGMYLMMDTGLMATVRAWLSRAECLVKDAPDNPVWAWIAAVRTYERLMCGDMPGTGQWAQQAMDGGQRHGLAAPSIIGQVAFARVRIHDGYLDEGLSALDDVAVELSAGNLDPLTSGQMWCELICAMQWIGQYDRAEEWTEAMERWRQGAAFGGLHGRCRVHRAEIMRLRGPCDAAEQEALQACEELRPWMRREFGWPLTELGNARLRKGDFAGAEESYLAAHQNAWLPQPGLALLRLAQGRVDEASAMIESALEHPFDIPSKERPPSGGLQRAPLREAQVVIALAAGDGDTARTAAADLKDIARTYQSRTLQNSALAAQGRLALHDGQKCQAIELLSQAMMEWISLRMPFEAANLRVELASAHRAAGNDRTADLELDAACRALEELNATTWAKLAREHRPVTPSRQATEPEHCVFCREGDMRTVTFGGPTVRLKDLKGMRYLERLLAEPGREFHVLDLVEVERGALPVGLSAGGAPRIDAQCGLEVFDSKAREAYRQRLAETEEDIAEAEANNDFHRAQLARADREFLVDELCRGVGLNGRARTVGDGVERARTSATRSLRYALNRITQHHSSLGAHLERTLRTGTYFVYQPDPRAPVDWKI